A DNA window from Solanum lycopersicum chromosome 3, SLM_r2.1 contains the following coding sequences:
- the LOC101247502 gene encoding monocopper oxidase-like protein SKS1, which produces MASSSLLVHRLCCIALFFTLCFAADPFANFELEYSYITASPLGVPQQVVAVNGKFPGPILNVTTNYNVVVDVKNKLDEELLVTWSGIQMRRTSWQDGVLGTNCPIPTGGRNFTYQFQVKDQIGSFFYAPSINMQRAAGGFGSFIVTNRNIIPIPFSPPDGDIVIIIGDWYTQSHKSLRKDLDDGKQLGMPDGVLINGKGPYRYNTTLVPDGIDHETINVDPGNTYRVRVHNVGVSTCLNFRIQNHNLLLVETEGYYTSQQNYTSVDIHVGQSYTFLVTMDQNASSDYYIVASSRFVNQTIWQKVTGVGILHYSNSKGKAAGPLPDPPNDVYDTSYALNQAMSIRQNVSASGARPNPQGSFHYGQINVTDFYLLKSVPPVSIDGKLRATFNGISFKNPATPIRLADLYYVKGDYKLDFPTKPMNRPPKVDTSIINATYKGFIEIVLQNNDTVVQSFHMDGYSFFVVGMGFGEWTENNRGSYNRWDAISRSTTQVFPGGWTAVLVSLDNVGVWNLRAENLDRWYLGQETYMRIINPEDHSNKTEMQKPDNALYCGALAYMQKKQKVSSATTLFGSSGLYFTLLLVLSTVISLVY; this is translated from the exons ATGGCTTCTTCTTCTCTACTTGTGCATCGTCTCTGCTGCATTGCTCTGTTTTTCACACTATGCTTTGCCGCTGACCCTTTTGCTAATTTTGAATTGGAGTACTCTTATATCACCGCTTCTCCTCTTGGCGTTCCCCAACAG GTTGTAGCTGTGAATGGGAAATTTCCAGGTCCCATCCTTAATGTTACAACTAATTATAATGTTGTGGTGGATGTGAAGAACAAATTGGATGAAGAACTTCTTGTCACTTG GTCTGGAATTCAGATGCGACGCACTTCCTGGCAAGATGGTGTTCTTGGTACAAATTGCCCCATCCCTACAGGTGGACGGAACTTCACTTACCAGTTTCAAGTAAAGGATCAGATTGGTAGCTTTTTCTATGCTCCTTCCATCAACATGCAGAGGGCAGCTGGTGGTTTTGGTTCTTTTATTGTTACGAACCGTAATATTATCCCTATTCCCTTTAGTCCTCCTGATGGAGATATAGTGATAATTATTGGCGATTGGTACACCCAGAGCCATAAG TCTCTGAGGAAGGACCTTGATGATGGGAAGCAATTGGGGATGCCAGATGGAGTACTCATTAATGGGAAAGGCCCGTACAGATACAACACAACACTTGTACCTGATGGGATTGACCATGAAACCATAAATGTTGATCCAG GTAATACCTATCGGGTTCGGGTGCACAATGTTGGAGTCTCCACTTGTTTGAATTTTAGGattcaaaatcataatttacTCTTGGTGGAGACGGAGGGATATTACACTTCACAGCAAAATTATACTAGTGTAGATATTCATGTTGGGCAGTCGTACACATTTTTGGTTACCATGGATCAGAATGCAAGTAGTGATTACTACATTGTGGCGAGTTCTAGGTTTGTAAATCAAACAATCTGGCAAAAAGTAACTGGTGTTGGTATTTTGCATTATTCCAACTCCAAAGGAAAGGCAGCTGGACCCCTTCCAGACCCTCCAAATGATGTATATGACACATCGTATGCGCTGAATCAGGCCATGTCCATAAG GCAAAATGTTTCTGCAAGTGGAGCTCGACCGAATCCTCAAGGATCTTTCCACTATGGTCAAATTAATGTCACAGATTTTTATTTGCTAAAGAGTGTGCCACCAGTGTCAATTGATGGAAAGCTTCGAGCTACCTTTAATGGGATTTCATTCAAAAATCCTGCTACTCCAATTAGGCTTGCTGATCTGTACTATGTGAAGGGTGACTACAAGCTTGATTTCCCAACTAAGCCAATGAACAGACCACCCAAGGTGGACACGTCCATTATCAATGCCACATACAAGGGATTTATAGAAATCGTATTGCAGAACAATGACACTGTAGTCCAGAGCTTTCACATGGATGGTTACTCATTCTTTGTTGTTGG GATGGGCTTTGGAGAGTGGACAGAGAACAACAGGGGATCTTATAATAGATGGGATGCAATTTCCCGGTCTACGACTCAG GTTTTTCCTGGAGGATGGACAGCAGTTTTGGTATCTCTCGACAATGTAGGGGTGTGGAACCTCAGAGCAGAAAACCTGGACAGGTGGTACTTAGGGCAGGAAACGTATATGAGAATTATCAATCCTGAAGATCATAGCAACAAAACAGAAATGCAAAAGCCTGACAATGCTCTGTACTGTGGTGCCCTTGCTTATATGCAAAA GAAACAGAAAGTATCTTCAGCGACAACCCTATTTGGAAGCTCGGGGTTATATTTTACATTGTTGTTGGTACTCTCTACTGTCATCAGTCTTGTATACTAG